In Moorella sp. Hama-1, a single genomic region encodes these proteins:
- a CDS encoding DUF1634 domain-containing protein yields the protein MEANLQKKPAGEPRAVVVEDFISRSLRWGVVISSLVIAAGVILYVITGSSGYPADIFPSSIPQVMDGLAHFKPFAVIDLGLLLLIATPIFRVAASIIAFIVDRDRPYILITSYVLAMLILSLLLGKAE from the coding sequence ATGGAAGCCAACCTGCAAAAAAAACCGGCCGGGGAGCCCCGGGCCGTCGTCGTCGAAGACTTCATCAGCCGCTCGCTGCGCTGGGGGGTTGTGATCAGTTCCCTCGTAATTGCCGCCGGTGTCATCCTGTACGTAATCACCGGCAGCAGCGGCTACCCGGCCGATATCTTCCCGTCTAGCATCCCCCAGGTAATGGACGGGCTGGCACATTTTAAGCCCTTTGCTGTTATTGACCTGGGGCTGCTGCTCCTCATCGCCACCCCCATTTTCCGGGTGGCCGCCTCAATTATCGCCTTTATTGTCGATCGCGACCGGCCCTATATCCTGATTACCTCTTATGTGCTGGCCATGTTGATTTTAAGCCTGCTGCTGGGTAAGGCGGAATAG
- a CDS encoding helicase-associated domain-containing protein — MIGSYQEILTGAPFSFLRNLALNLNRPLVKDKKLIRLNQNTQRQELLKDLLAFYSSPDNLAKLWEMAGSQGQFMLQTILFNDQPADVSRIHEQINKTFGKGSAKEIRDRLLAYGLLFTSNGGGPREYYLIPLEIRQIIYRHTAATLMVKEGELPAGPVENHGLFLLVDFWILLIGILQQKIKVTQAGNLYKRERKRIQLLQHYPQDEERYLLLENLGWRLGFIKEKDGLAYLDKEAGAWLRRSRVEQWLSLFGWLLGRDLEDTRWLWPTHILTALMMLPKEQWLSLPGLYQLAQKSYSKQYLSYNLQYTRDFLRRALWVGVIELVGDLEQGAIRVTDIFRAYFDAMRTEAMRADATRQNRSEEKNTDQESLDLYKKALGDFLPEADTFVVQPNYEIIAPLELAPPLLLSLSGLADLKSADRTFIFNLNEKSFYRGFTTGQQPEGMLQFLRQQSKYELPTNVGTTLEEWAAKMGSVSLVRGALVRCRGVEEAVQVRAWLQSRGWLREQITPTDFLIPENVAHQCLHGLEGQGYMPYPEVIVHRLKLGDDGYEYDPDDYSVDDYDEDDDLSYTGEPLEEVLTRALEEIFKKGK, encoded by the coding sequence GTGATCGGCAGCTATCAGGAAATCCTGACCGGGGCGCCCTTCTCTTTTCTACGGAACCTGGCCCTGAACCTCAACCGGCCCCTGGTGAAGGACAAGAAACTCATCCGGCTCAACCAAAATACCCAGCGCCAGGAGCTGCTTAAGGACCTGCTGGCCTTTTATAGCTCACCGGACAATCTAGCAAAACTCTGGGAAATGGCCGGCTCGCAAGGGCAGTTCATGCTGCAAACGATTCTTTTTAATGATCAGCCGGCAGATGTCAGCCGGATTCATGAGCAGATTAACAAAACCTTTGGTAAGGGTTCAGCCAAGGAAATCCGTGACCGTTTGCTGGCCTACGGCCTCCTCTTTACCAGCAACGGCGGCGGGCCGCGGGAGTATTATCTCATTCCCCTGGAGATAAGGCAAATTATTTACCGCCATACGGCTGCTACTTTGATGGTTAAAGAAGGGGAATTGCCGGCAGGCCCGGTGGAAAACCATGGCCTTTTTTTGCTGGTCGATTTCTGGATCCTGCTCATCGGCATCCTGCAGCAGAAAATAAAGGTCACCCAGGCGGGTAACCTTTATAAACGGGAGCGCAAGCGCATCCAGCTCCTGCAGCACTACCCGCAGGATGAAGAACGCTACTTGTTGCTGGAAAATCTGGGCTGGCGCCTGGGCTTTATCAAAGAGAAAGATGGCCTGGCCTATCTAGATAAAGAGGCCGGAGCCTGGCTGCGTCGCTCCCGGGTGGAGCAATGGCTGAGCCTTTTTGGCTGGCTGCTGGGGCGGGATCTCGAAGACACCAGGTGGCTGTGGCCGACCCATATTCTAACGGCCTTAATGATGTTACCAAAGGAGCAGTGGCTCTCCCTGCCCGGGCTTTACCAACTGGCCCAAAAGTCATATAGCAAGCAGTATCTAAGCTATAACCTGCAATATACCAGGGACTTTCTCCGGCGAGCCCTGTGGGTGGGAGTAATAGAACTAGTTGGCGATCTGGAGCAGGGCGCCATCAGGGTTACGGATATTTTCCGAGCCTATTTTGATGCTATGCGTACAGAAGCTATGCGTGCCGATGCTACACGCCAGAACCGTAGTGAAGAAAAGAATACGGATCAGGAATCCCTTGATCTTTATAAAAAGGCCCTGGGGGATTTCCTGCCGGAAGCCGACACCTTTGTCGTCCAGCCTAATTATGAGATTATCGCCCCCCTGGAGCTGGCGCCGCCCCTGCTTTTATCGCTCAGCGGCCTGGCGGATCTGAAGAGTGCCGACCGCACCTTTATCTTCAATCTCAACGAAAAATCCTTTTACCGCGGCTTTACTACCGGCCAGCAGCCGGAAGGGATGCTCCAATTTCTTCGGCAGCAAAGTAAGTATGAACTGCCCACCAACGTCGGCACCACCCTGGAGGAATGGGCTGCCAAAATGGGTAGTGTATCCCTGGTGCGGGGGGCACTGGTGCGCTGCCGGGGCGTGGAGGAAGCTGTCCAGGTGCGGGCCTGGTTGCAGTCCCGGGGGTGGCTCCGCGAACAAATTACGCCCACGGATTTCCTGATCCCCGAGAATGTTGCCCATCAATGCCTGCATGGTTTGGAGGGCCAGGGCTACATGCCCTATCCCGAGGTTATCGTCCACCGGCTCAAACTCGGAGATGATGGTTATGAATATGATCCCGATGATTATAGCGTTGATGATTATGACGAAGATGATGATTTAAGTTATACTGGAGAACCCCTGGAAGAAGTTTTAACCCGGGCCCTGGAGGAGATTTTTAAAAAAGGCAAGTAG
- a CDS encoding type II toxin-antitoxin system HicA family toxin → MKTYSSKEIIKILEQDGWVLRRVVGSHHHFQHPKKKGTVTVPHPRKDIKPGTVKSIFKQAGIS, encoded by the coding sequence GTGAAGACATACTCCTCTAAAGAAATCATAAAAATACTCGAGCAAGATGGCTGGGTATTAAGGCGAGTTGTAGGCAGTCATCACCATTTTCAACATCCCAAGAAAAAGGGTACCGTTACGGTGCCCCACCCTAGAAAAGACATAAAACCCGGAACTGTAAAATCTATATTTAAACAGGCGGGGATTAGTTAA
- a CDS encoding lactate racemase domain-containing protein has translation MQEVLLEYGDARMPVEVPDTATIFQIGRDNVDPPEVDPYEATRQALANPLGMPPFSQLVQKGSKVVIAFPDRVKGGAHAKAHRRVCIPIIVEELKKAGVEDKDIKLICAMGLHRKNTKEELYWYLGREIVDAFWPERLVMHDAEDPQGIVEYGYDEMGNVVNVNRDVAEADLAVMIGHVQGNPYGGYSGGYKMCVTGVTTWRSIRCHHCPDTMHRDDFIPVNTEKSLMRRQFDSIGQAIEKGMGKKFFCVDAVTGTNSQVLGVYAGAAKEVQEASWQLAERRTNVYLDIRDKFDIMIFGEPRTFHYGPGMGTNPILMLQAIGANLARNFDVFNDGGVIIAPALCDGWFNDEWFPSYRKVFHKLQEVADFAAAVRFEDEIAHDPEDIYKYRYAYAYHPFHALSMVSMGGVALKHTQAIFIPGARKPGYARAMGCIPTNTFADALKQAEKYVGKNPRILVLPESFLKVSVHLKRK, from the coding sequence ATGCAGGAAGTCCTGTTAGAATACGGCGACGCCAGAATGCCCGTCGAGGTGCCGGATACGGCGACCATCTTCCAGATAGGCCGGGATAACGTCGACCCGCCGGAAGTCGACCCCTATGAAGCCACCCGCCAGGCCCTGGCCAATCCATTAGGTATGCCCCCCTTTAGCCAGCTGGTGCAAAAGGGCAGTAAAGTCGTCATCGCCTTCCCCGACCGGGTGAAAGGCGGCGCCCACGCCAAAGCCCACCGGCGGGTATGTATTCCCATTATCGTCGAGGAACTGAAAAAAGCCGGCGTCGAGGATAAGGACATCAAGCTCATCTGCGCCATGGGGCTACATCGTAAGAATACCAAAGAGGAACTCTACTGGTACCTGGGCCGGGAGATCGTCGACGCCTTCTGGCCCGAGCGCCTGGTGATGCACGACGCCGAAGACCCCCAGGGCATCGTCGAATACGGTTATGATGAAATGGGCAACGTCGTCAACGTCAACCGCGATGTGGCCGAAGCCGACCTGGCCGTCATGATCGGCCACGTCCAGGGCAACCCCTACGGCGGTTACAGCGGCGGCTACAAGATGTGCGTCACCGGCGTCACTACCTGGCGCTCCATCCGCTGCCACCATTGCCCGGATACCATGCACCGGGACGACTTCATCCCGGTCAATACGGAAAAAAGCCTGATGCGCCGCCAGTTCGATTCTATCGGCCAGGCCATTGAAAAGGGCATGGGTAAAAAGTTCTTTTGTGTTGATGCCGTCACCGGCACCAATTCACAGGTTCTGGGGGTCTACGCCGGCGCCGCCAAGGAGGTCCAGGAAGCCAGCTGGCAACTGGCCGAAAGGCGCACCAACGTCTACCTGGACATTAGAGATAAGTTTGATATTATGATTTTCGGTGAACCCCGGACCTTCCACTACGGACCAGGCATGGGCACCAACCCGATACTGATGCTCCAGGCCATCGGCGCCAACCTGGCCCGCAACTTTGACGTCTTTAACGACGGCGGCGTCATCATCGCCCCGGCCCTGTGCGACGGCTGGTTCAATGACGAGTGGTTCCCTTCTTACCGCAAGGTATTCCATAAACTCCAGGAAGTAGCCGACTTCGCCGCAGCCGTGCGCTTTGAAGACGAAATCGCCCACGACCCGGAGGATATCTATAAATACCGTTACGCCTACGCTTACCACCCCTTCCACGCCCTCTCCATGGTGTCCATGGGCGGCGTGGCCCTGAAACATACCCAAGCCATCTTTATCCCCGGTGCCAGGAAACCTGGTTACGCCCGCGCTATGGGATGCATCCCTACCAACACTTTCGCTGATGCCTTAAAGCAGGCGGAGAAATACGTGGGTAAAAACCCGCGCATCCTGGTGTTGCCAGAGTCTTTCCTGAAGGTATCGGTGCATCTAAAACGTAAGTAG
- a CDS encoding sulfite exporter TauE/SafE family protein, whose protein sequence is MVSLSLILSIFAGSVLAGLVGSLLGLGGGIIIIPILTLLLNIDIRYAIGASIVSVIATSSGAAAAYIHDRITNIRIGMFLEMATTTGAITGAYLGGLISPRVLYIIFAVVLGYSTLAMFKRRNVELPEGVEAHPLAKKLNLEGSYYDQVLDRPVAYTSTGVYEGFGVMYGAGVISGLLGIGSGIFKVMAMDMFMKLPMKVSTATSNFMIGVTAAASAGIYFTRGDIHPAIAAPVALGVVTGATLGTRLMVRLRNTTLRKIFVPVLLYVSLQMLIKGLR, encoded by the coding sequence TTGGTCAGTCTTTCCCTGATCCTCTCGATTTTCGCCGGTTCAGTCCTAGCCGGCCTGGTGGGATCCCTGCTGGGCCTGGGGGGCGGGATTATCATTATCCCCATCCTTACCCTGCTCCTCAATATTGACATCCGTTACGCCATCGGCGCCAGCATCGTCTCGGTCATCGCCACCTCCAGCGGTGCGGCGGCGGCTTATATCCACGACCGCATTACCAATATCCGCATCGGCATGTTCCTGGAAATGGCCACCACTACCGGCGCCATTACCGGGGCCTATCTGGGCGGCTTAATCAGCCCCCGCGTCCTTTATATTATTTTTGCCGTCGTCCTGGGCTATTCCACCCTGGCCATGTTTAAACGGCGTAATGTTGAACTGCCGGAAGGGGTCGAAGCCCATCCCCTGGCGAAAAAACTTAACCTGGAGGGTAGCTACTACGACCAGGTCCTGGACCGGCCGGTGGCCTATACCTCCACCGGGGTTTATGAGGGGTTTGGCGTCATGTACGGCGCCGGCGTCATTTCCGGCCTGCTGGGCATTGGCAGCGGCATCTTTAAGGTCATGGCCATGGATATGTTCATGAAGCTGCCTATGAAAGTCTCCACTGCCACCAGCAATTTCATGATCGGCGTCACCGCCGCCGCCAGTGCCGGCATCTATTTCACCCGGGGGGACATTCACCCGGCCATTGCCGCGCCAGTCGCCCTGGGTGTAGTTACCGGGGCCACCCTGGGCACCCGCCTCATGGTCCGCCTGCGCAATACCACCCTACGGAAGATCTTTGTCCCGGTGCTGCTCTATGTATCTTTGCAGATGCTGATTAAAGGGTTGAGGTGA
- a CDS encoding DNA repair helicase XPB: MADAREKPLVVQSDRTMLLEVDNPVYPEARDALARFAELVKSPEHIHTYRLTPLSLWNAAASGLDAATIIQVLAAYSKYPLPANVVADIREYVGRYGQVKLVSKGNELQLITADPAVAAEIINNKRTGEYIKERRDSCTLRIEPWQRGAVKQALIKIGYPVEDLAGYVPGAALKFGLREKTRGGEAFSLRPYQREAARVFYAGGSSRGGSGVVVLPCGAGKTVVGLAAMALCQCYTLILVTSVTAARQWLAELRDKTDLPEEVLGEYTGEKKEIKPVTVATYQIITHRRRKGGDYPNFSLFNQQDWGLIIYDEVHLLPAPIFRITAEIQARRRLGLTATLVREDKHEDDVFSLIGPKKYDLPWKQLEAQGWIAKATCYEVRLNLPLEIRMDYATAGERDKYRIAATNPVKDPLVEAIIASHGNEQVLVIGQYLDQLERLAGRLGVPLLTGKTSNRERERLYQAFRQGDLRCLVVSKVANFAIDLPEASVAIQVSGTFGSRQEEAQRLGRILRPKKGGQPASFYSLVTRETVEQEFAVHRQLFLTEQGYRYEILGPDLQRERVYPLTARQDVAGNNKKAAGPGRSQGEGGSGEAAGPEQGRSEANPGEAIAAAAPEPQGRQREHPAAAKVIDLATWRQKAGK; this comes from the coding sequence ATGGCTGATGCGCGGGAGAAACCCCTGGTAGTCCAGAGCGACCGGACCATGCTCCTGGAAGTGGACAACCCCGTCTACCCGGAGGCGCGGGACGCCCTGGCCCGTTTTGCCGAACTGGTCAAGAGCCCCGAGCATATCCACACCTACCGTCTGACCCCCCTTTCCCTATGGAACGCCGCCGCCAGCGGGCTGGACGCCGCGACCATCATCCAGGTACTGGCGGCTTACAGCAAGTACCCCCTGCCGGCCAATGTGGTGGCCGATATCCGGGAGTATGTCGGCCGTTACGGGCAGGTAAAGCTCGTAAGTAAGGGTAACGAGCTACAGTTAATTACGGCCGACCCGGCGGTGGCCGCGGAGATCATCAATAACAAGCGCACCGGCGAGTATATCAAGGAACGCCGTGATAGCTGCACCCTGCGCATCGAACCCTGGCAGCGGGGAGCAGTTAAGCAGGCCCTGATTAAGATCGGCTACCCCGTCGAAGACCTGGCCGGTTATGTGCCGGGGGCGGCCCTGAAATTCGGGCTGCGGGAAAAGACCAGGGGCGGCGAGGCCTTTAGCCTGCGGCCCTACCAGCGGGAAGCGGCGCGGGTCTTCTACGCCGGGGGCAGCTCCCGAGGCGGCAGCGGGGTGGTCGTCCTGCCCTGCGGCGCCGGCAAGACCGTCGTCGGCCTGGCAGCCATGGCCCTGTGCCAGTGCTACACCCTGATCCTGGTGACCAGCGTAACGGCCGCCCGCCAATGGCTGGCAGAGCTCCGGGATAAGACGGACCTGCCGGAGGAGGTCCTGGGCGAGTATACCGGGGAGAAAAAGGAGATCAAACCCGTCACAGTGGCCACCTACCAGATTATCACCCACCGCCGTCGTAAAGGGGGAGACTACCCCAACTTCAGCCTCTTCAACCAGCAGGACTGGGGCCTGATCATCTACGACGAGGTCCACCTGTTGCCGGCCCCTATTTTCCGCATTACGGCGGAAATCCAGGCCCGCCGGCGCCTGGGCCTGACGGCCACCCTGGTCCGGGAAGATAAACATGAAGACGACGTTTTTTCCCTCATCGGGCCTAAGAAATACGACCTGCCCTGGAAACAGCTGGAGGCCCAGGGGTGGATTGCCAAAGCCACCTGTTACGAAGTGCGGTTAAACTTGCCGCTGGAAATACGGATGGATTACGCCACCGCCGGGGAGCGGGATAAGTACCGGATCGCCGCCACCAATCCCGTCAAAGACCCCCTGGTGGAGGCCATTATTGCCAGCCACGGTAACGAACAGGTTCTGGTCATCGGCCAGTACCTGGACCAGCTGGAGCGCCTGGCCGGGCGACTGGGGGTCCCCCTCCTGACCGGTAAGACCAGTAACCGGGAGCGGGAACGCCTCTACCAGGCCTTCCGCCAGGGAGATCTGAGGTGCCTGGTAGTTTCCAAAGTAGCCAACTTTGCTATCGACCTGCCCGAGGCCAGCGTCGCCATCCAGGTATCGGGCACCTTTGGTTCCCGCCAGGAGGAGGCCCAGCGCCTGGGGCGGATTTTACGGCCCAAGAAGGGGGGCCAGCCGGCCAGCTTCTACTCCCTGGTTACCAGGGAGACGGTAGAACAGGAATTCGCCGTCCACCGGCAGCTCTTTTTGACGGAGCAGGGCTATCGTTATGAGATCCTCGGACCGGATCTGCAGCGGGAGAGGGTTTATCCCCTGACGGCCCGTCAGGACGTGGCCGGGAATAATAAGAAGGCAGCCGGACCAGGCCGGAGCCAGGGTGAGGGTGGCTCCGGGGAGGCAGCCGGGCCGGAACAGGGCCGGAGCGAAGCCAATCCGGGGGAGGCCATCGCGGCAGCAGCGCCGGAGCCCCAGGGACGCCAGCGGGAGCATCCCGCCGCAGCAAAGGTAATCGATCTGGCCACCTGGCGGCAAAAAGCGGGAAAGTAA
- a CDS encoding GntR family transcriptional regulator: MAIDRNKPIPLHYQITNELRQAIKEGQYRVGDLFPTDKQLMEKYGVSSITVRRAVAALVDEGLLARQPGKGTFVKRETVEETLGKLTGFFEEMKARGYEPSATIIFTGPVEDPAKELQRTPELRVFGDEPLYLIEKVQKMNGQPITYLRSYWPLEYGGRLAAEDLEHHGLYELVEDKLGLVLERAEQTISAGRAGKKEAEHLQVKTGSPLLIMTRVAYAGDRAVELSLNAYRPDRYKYRVELDRNRPQPGSGVIVE, encoded by the coding sequence GTGGCTATTGATCGTAATAAACCGATACCTCTGCATTACCAGATTACCAACGAACTGCGCCAGGCCATCAAGGAGGGGCAGTACCGGGTAGGGGATCTCTTTCCCACCGATAAGCAGCTCATGGAGAAGTATGGCGTCAGCAGTATCACCGTGCGCCGGGCCGTGGCGGCCCTGGTAGATGAAGGCCTGCTGGCGCGCCAGCCGGGTAAGGGGACCTTTGTCAAGCGGGAAACAGTGGAAGAGACCCTGGGTAAGCTGACCGGCTTTTTCGAGGAAATGAAGGCCCGCGGTTACGAGCCCAGCGCCACCATTATCTTTACCGGCCCGGTGGAGGACCCGGCAAAAGAACTTCAGCGGACGCCGGAACTGCGGGTTTTTGGCGATGAGCCCCTGTACCTCATCGAAAAGGTCCAGAAGATGAACGGCCAGCCCATCACCTACCTGCGCAGCTACTGGCCCCTGGAATACGGCGGCCGCCTGGCCGCCGAAGACCTGGAACACCACGGTTTATATGAACTGGTGGAGGATAAGCTGGGGCTGGTCCTGGAGCGGGCCGAACAGACCATTTCCGCCGGGCGAGCCGGGAAGAAGGAAGCTGAACACCTCCAGGTGAAGACCGGTTCGCCCCTGTTGATCATGACACGGGTGGCCTACGCCGGGGACCGGGCGGTGGAGCTTTCCCTCAACGCCTACCGGCCTGATCGCTATAAGTATCGCGTTGAGCTGGACCGCAACCGTCCCCAGCCGGGCAGCGGTGTCATTGTAGAGTGA
- the trpS gene encoding tryptophan--tRNA ligase, with translation MAAIEAKKKGRILTGDRPTGKLHLGHYVGSLINRVRLQDEYDTFLIIADVQALTTNFEEPEKLAADVREVALDYLAAGIDPEKSTIFVQSLIPEIAELTVLFSMIVTVNTLRHNPTIKSEAAQRGYTDMTYGFLGYPVSQTADITFCKANLVPVGEDQLPHIELARKIVRRFNSLYGPVLVEPEALIGEVPRLVGLDGAAKMSKSLDNAIHLADPPEEVERRVKNAVTDPARIRATDPGHPDICTVFAYHGAFNKPVTPEIEESCKKGAIGCVACKKRLTATLNALLEPMRARRARYEANPKLVEEILMAGTERARVVARETMAQVREAMKISYFPGR, from the coding sequence ATGGCTGCAATAGAAGCTAAGAAAAAAGGGCGGATTTTAACCGGGGACCGGCCGACGGGCAAACTGCACCTGGGCCATTATGTCGGCAGCCTGATTAACCGTGTGCGGCTACAGGATGAGTATGACACCTTTTTGATTATCGCCGACGTGCAGGCCCTGACTACCAACTTCGAAGAGCCGGAAAAACTGGCTGCCGACGTTCGGGAGGTCGCCCTGGACTACCTGGCGGCGGGCATCGACCCGGAGAAAAGTACCATTTTTGTCCAGTCCCTGATCCCGGAGATCGCCGAGCTGACGGTTTTATTCTCCATGATCGTCACCGTCAATACCCTGCGCCATAACCCGACCATCAAGTCGGAGGCCGCCCAGAGAGGTTACACCGACATGACCTACGGCTTCCTGGGTTATCCCGTCAGCCAGACGGCGGATATCACCTTTTGCAAGGCCAACCTGGTGCCGGTGGGCGAGGACCAGTTACCCCATATCGAGCTGGCGCGGAAGATCGTCCGGCGTTTCAACAGCCTCTATGGCCCGGTCCTGGTGGAGCCTGAAGCCCTGATAGGGGAAGTACCGCGCCTGGTGGGCCTGGATGGGGCGGCCAAGATGAGCAAATCCCTGGATAATGCCATCCACCTGGCTGACCCGCCGGAGGAGGTCGAGCGCCGGGTGAAAAACGCCGTCACCGACCCGGCCCGCATCCGCGCCACCGACCCGGGCCACCCTGACATCTGCACCGTTTTTGCTTACCACGGGGCCTTTAATAAACCAGTAACCCCGGAGATCGAGGAATCCTGTAAGAAAGGCGCCATCGGCTGTGTGGCCTGCAAAAAGCGCTTGACTGCCACCCTCAACGCCTTGCTGGAGCCCATGCGCGCGAGAAGGGCCCGCTATGAGGCCAACCCCAAACTGGTGGAGGAGATCCTTATGGCCGGGACGGAACGCGCCCGAGTCGTGGCTAGGGAAACCATGGCCCAGGTGCGGGAGGCCATGAAGATTAGCTATTTCCCCGGGAGATAG
- a CDS encoding GntR family transcriptional regulator, whose translation MLYPGSAKPLYEQLKDILKQKITAGELQPGAALPGERQLMETYGVSRVTVRQAIAELVNEGLLYRQHGKGTFVAPKRIERPLARLLGVAEELALEGLDIGIQVIKSGLQEAPPEARQELQLAEGETVFGVTRLITAAHQPLLLDASYFPPAIGQLLQNMNLSKDLIYTQLELYGYKISNGRQRISAGRVSREEARYLQCRAGSPVLIVKRTTYVEGGLPIDYSRAIYRGDRYEYHVDLQRHHHR comes from the coding sequence GTGCTCTATCCCGGCAGCGCTAAACCCTTATATGAACAACTCAAAGACATCCTCAAGCAGAAAATCACGGCCGGGGAACTGCAGCCTGGGGCAGCCCTGCCTGGCGAAAGGCAGCTGATGGAGACCTACGGTGTCAGCCGGGTCACCGTGCGGCAGGCCATTGCCGAGCTGGTCAACGAAGGTTTATTGTACCGCCAGCATGGCAAAGGCACCTTCGTCGCCCCCAAACGCATCGAACGGCCCCTGGCCCGGCTCCTGGGGGTGGCGGAGGAACTAGCCCTGGAAGGGCTGGATATAGGGATCCAGGTTATCAAAAGCGGCCTTCAGGAGGCTCCCCCCGAGGCCCGGCAGGAACTCCAGCTGGCGGAAGGGGAGACTGTATTTGGTGTCACCAGGTTGATAACCGCCGCCCACCAGCCCCTATTGCTGGACGCCAGCTATTTTCCCCCGGCTATCGGCCAGTTGCTTCAGAATATGAACCTTTCTAAAGACCTGATCTATACCCAGCTGGAGCTCTATGGGTATAAAATCAGCAACGGCCGGCAGCGCATCAGCGCCGGCCGCGTCTCGCGGGAAGAAGCCCGGTACCTGCAGTGCCGGGCCGGCAGCCCCGTACTGATCGTTAAGCGCACCACCTACGTCGAAGGGGGATTACCCATTGATTATTCCCGCGCTATTTACCGGGGAGATCGTTATGAGTACCATGTTGATTTGCAAAGGCACCATCATAGATAA
- a CDS encoding type II toxin-antitoxin system HicB family antitoxin, whose amino-acid sequence MAKYIFPAIFDPGDDGSPGYTVTFPNLPGCITEGKDLKEAMAMAKDALAGFLYGMEEDGENIPAPSDPGEMEIPPGAFIALVEAWTDIVRDEIENKAIKKTLTIPKWLNDIAEREKVNFSHLLQTSLKQYLGIHDYHQRIKKQS is encoded by the coding sequence ATGGCAAAATATATTTTTCCAGCGATTTTTGATCCGGGTGACGACGGTAGCCCGGGGTATACAGTGACCTTTCCCAATCTCCCCGGCTGTATTACTGAAGGTAAAGATTTAAAAGAAGCAATGGCTATGGCCAAAGATGCTTTGGCCGGTTTCCTTTACGGCATGGAAGAAGACGGCGAAAATATTCCTGCACCTTCAGATCCTGGCGAAATGGAAATACCACCCGGTGCCTTTATTGCACTAGTGGAAGCTTGGACAGATATCGTCAGGGACGAGATAGAAAATAAGGCTATAAAAAAGACCCTGACAATCCCCAAGTGGCTCAATGATATAGCTGAAAGGGAGAAAGTTAATTTTTCCCACCTGCTTCAGACCAGTTTAAAACAGTACCTCGGCATCCACGATTATCACCAGCGAATAAAGAAGCAGTCCTAA